A section of the Roseivirga sp. BDSF3-8 genome encodes:
- a CDS encoding outer membrane beta-barrel protein: MKKIVILSLFLLAGASSYAQFFTIGPRVGLSSSDLKLRETTLENGDVIRSGEPKAGFHAGMFTRITVGNFFIQPEALFTQAGGEIELNGNGFKEVFKLDYNRLDIPVLMGAKFGPVRIEGGPVASLMLSDDQKLWDDVSANFKESTLGYQVGVGFDVANVIIDFKYEGNLEKFGTIGGFETDARSSQFIASVGFKIF, from the coding sequence ATGAAAAAAATTGTAATCCTATCCTTATTTCTTTTGGCCGGTGCATCATCGTATGCACAGTTTTTTACTATCGGCCCAAGAGTAGGCCTCAGCTCAAGTGACCTGAAGCTGCGAGAAACGACACTCGAAAACGGAGACGTAATCCGTTCCGGTGAACCCAAAGCGGGTTTCCATGCCGGTATGTTCACAAGAATTACCGTAGGTAACTTTTTCATTCAGCCTGAAGCGCTTTTCACCCAGGCGGGTGGCGAGATCGAACTGAATGGAAATGGCTTCAAAGAGGTATTTAAGCTGGATTACAACCGTCTGGACATTCCTGTTCTTATGGGGGCGAAATTCGGTCCCGTACGCATCGAGGGCGGACCGGTAGCCAGTCTGATGCTCAGTGACGATCAGAAACTTTGGGACGATGTTTCCGCCAACTTCAAGGAGTCCACACTGGGCTACCAGGTAGGGGTAGGATTTGATGTGGCCAATGTGATTATCGACTTTAAGTATGAGGGCAACCTGGAGAAATTCGGCACCATAGGCGGCTTCGAAACCGATGCCCGCAGCAGCCAGTTCATCGCCAGTGTTGGGTTTAAGATCTTTTAA
- the bioB gene encoding biotin synthase BioB: MTEIRNNWTREEIAEIYNQPIMELIYQGATVHRQFHDPNEVQVCTLLSVKTGGCPEDCAYCPQAARYHTDVKVHKLLPVNEVIQAAADAKAAGSTRFCMGAAWREVRDNRDFDKVLEMVKGVNGMGMEVCCTLGMLSEEQAGKLKEAGLYAYNHNLDTSEEYYDDIITTRNYDDRLNTLDHVRKTGISVCSGGIIGMGEDHNDRVGMLHTLATLPEHPESVPVNALVPVEGTPLEEQPRVSVYEMLRMIATARIIMPKAMVRLSAGRVSMSTEEQALCFLAGANSIFAGDKLLTTPNPEEDADGQMFQTLNLKPRPSFKGKEQEQPVAG; this comes from the coding sequence ATGACTGAGATCCGCAATAACTGGACCCGCGAGGAGATAGCTGAAATATACAATCAGCCCATCATGGAGCTGATCTATCAGGGTGCTACAGTGCACCGTCAGTTTCACGACCCTAATGAGGTACAGGTATGTACCCTGCTGTCCGTAAAGACGGGTGGCTGCCCCGAGGACTGTGCCTACTGCCCCCAGGCAGCCCGGTATCATACCGATGTCAAGGTCCATAAGCTATTGCCCGTAAACGAGGTTATTCAGGCCGCCGCTGATGCCAAAGCAGCCGGTAGTACCCGTTTCTGTATGGGGGCTGCCTGGAGAGAAGTACGCGACAACCGCGACTTCGACAAGGTGCTGGAAATGGTAAAAGGAGTGAACGGTATGGGCATGGAAGTATGCTGTACCCTGGGTATGCTAAGTGAAGAGCAGGCCGGAAAGCTTAAAGAAGCAGGGCTCTATGCCTACAATCACAACCTGGACACCAGCGAAGAATATTACGATGATATAATCACTACCCGTAATTATGACGATCGCTTGAATACGCTCGATCATGTCCGTAAAACGGGTATCTCTGTTTGTTCAGGTGGCATAATCGGTATGGGAGAAGACCATAATGACCGTGTGGGCATGCTGCACACCCTGGCTACCCTGCCCGAGCACCCCGAGTCTGTGCCGGTAAATGCTCTTGTACCTGTAGAGGGCACCCCCCTGGAAGAGCAGCCCCGAGTGAGCGTGTACGAGATGCTTCGTATGATTGCCACTGCCAGAATCATTATGCCAAAGGCGATGGTGCGTCTCTCCGCTGGTCGCGTAAGCATGAGCACTGAGGAGCAGGCCCTTTGCTTTCTGGCGGGTGCAAATAGCATCTTTGCGGGTGACAAACTGCTGACTACGCCTAATCCTGAGGAAGATGCAGACGGACAGATGTTCCAGACCCTCAACCTTAAGCCTCGGCCTTCTTTTAAAGGAAAAGAGCAGGAACAGCCGGTGGCTGGCTAG
- a CDS encoding tetratricopeptide repeat protein yields the protein MSRYLLAMFFICSVSCTFNDTDTLQSESSSETEVKKLLELAEQTKDEDPDEALVIAESALQKSIEIAYRSGEKKAHAFLSGVYAVYFRDHDKATFHQQKFYEVAIALNEHIDLAIFQYNQGYLHYENQNYQKALIHFFEAHDIYQKNQKPGKVGQALYGIAMSLFQEGLYEKALQYAIKIDMHEVPLPFQIKVAHMIGIVHYKMGTYTQSEKYLSQAVRIAEDISQAEMAAEHRLDLALAQIQQQKYDEARLSIYKVEDAARKLDRPYLRAQAYWKEGFMYENKAQYKEAAGHYRLGANLFAEIGEDDHLFSLQSNMVNAYTRSGELELAMKAGKAGLEYLEKASLTDQRRFLNNMSQMYLQANDSLQYYHYQNKAVTVEAEIISQDKQTESLEVETSYRDRFDVRELEMHLSRNQVLAEQARLKQYAIIGGIVLGVLVLVVILVNAIPIRRHERQMSQTHRLMVSIMDSFDKRMKGLSTIFPVTARIRPDEGPDEADLHNLHNPDK from the coding sequence ATGAGCAGGTACCTACTGGCTATGTTTTTTATATGTTCGGTGTCTTGTACTTTCAATGACACTGATACACTTCAAAGTGAGTCCTCATCAGAAACTGAAGTAAAGAAGCTGTTGGAACTGGCAGAACAGACAAAAGATGAAGACCCTGATGAGGCATTGGTTATTGCAGAAAGTGCCCTGCAAAAAAGTATAGAAATTGCTTATAGGTCAGGTGAGAAGAAGGCTCACGCTTTTTTGAGTGGTGTGTACGCGGTTTACTTTCGTGACCATGATAAAGCAACGTTTCACCAGCAGAAATTCTATGAAGTAGCCATAGCTCTAAATGAACACATAGACCTGGCCATATTTCAATATAATCAGGGGTATCTTCACTACGAAAATCAAAATTATCAAAAGGCCCTGATACACTTTTTTGAGGCCCATGATATCTACCAGAAAAACCAAAAGCCCGGTAAGGTAGGCCAAGCTCTATATGGTATCGCCATGTCCCTCTTTCAGGAAGGCCTCTACGAAAAGGCATTACAGTATGCAATAAAGATAGATATGCATGAGGTGCCTTTGCCATTCCAAATAAAGGTGGCGCATATGATCGGTATAGTCCATTATAAAATGGGTACCTATACTCAATCAGAAAAATACCTCAGCCAGGCAGTCAGAATCGCTGAAGATATCAGCCAGGCAGAAATGGCCGCTGAGCACCGGCTCGATCTTGCACTGGCTCAGATTCAACAGCAAAAGTATGATGAAGCCAGGCTAAGTATCTATAAAGTAGAGGATGCTGCCCGTAAGCTGGATAGACCTTATCTCAGAGCGCAGGCTTACTGGAAAGAAGGCTTCATGTATGAGAACAAGGCACAGTACAAAGAGGCAGCCGGGCATTATCGCCTTGGGGCAAATTTATTTGCCGAAATTGGAGAGGATGACCACCTCTTCAGCCTGCAAAGTAACATGGTAAATGCCTATACCCGGAGCGGGGAGCTGGAGCTGGCTATGAAGGCAGGTAAAGCAGGTCTGGAATATCTGGAAAAGGCCAGCCTTACCGACCAGCGCCGCTTTTTGAACAATATGAGCCAAATGTACCTACAGGCAAATGATTCACTGCAGTACTATCATTACCAGAATAAAGCTGTCACGGTAGAGGCAGAGATCATATCACAGGACAAGCAGACAGAATCATTAGAAGTGGAGACCAGCTACCGCGACCGTTTCGACGTGCGTGAATTGGAAATGCACCTCTCCAGAAATCAGGTGCTTGCCGAGCAGGCCCGATTGAAACAATACGCCATAATTGGTGGCATAGTACTGGGGGTGCTCGTGTTAGTAGTGATTCTGGTTAATGCCATTCCTATCCGCCGTCATGAGCGCCAGATGAGTCAGACTCACCGCCTGATGGTATCCATTATGGATAGCTTTGACAAGCGAATGAAAGGGCTTTCCACCATATTTCCGGTAACGGCACGGATCAGGCCGGATGAAGGCCCCGATGAGGCGGATTTGCATAATCTGCATAATCCGGATAAATGA
- a CDS encoding aminotransferase class I/II-fold pyridoxal phosphate-dependent enzyme, with product MQFEKRLESALGKRREAGLIRSLSLASEMVDFTSNDYLGLARDTELAALVRQRVLDAPAMLGSGGSRLLSGNSELAMELEAFLATYFKTDKALLYNSGYAASLGLLSTLPQRGDTVLYDELSHACIKEGIRLSSARYFSFRHNDVADLRKKILKASGQIFIVAESVYSMDGDLVPLHDMIDVARETGARIILDEAHGLGVAGSEGKGLALHAGLPEEIIATVYTFGKAIGAHGACVAASETVVDYLINFSRSFIYTTALPAHSLIAIYEAFRFFEKYPGKRQQLSENISYFNTVLTQKSGLFDNNSGAYWLSSNTAIQAFVYPGNDNVRRLARCIQDAGYDVRPILSPTVKRGYERLRVCLHAFNTRQETEALIETIKQHSA from the coding sequence ATGCAATTTGAAAAAAGGCTGGAAAGTGCCCTGGGGAAAAGGAGGGAGGCCGGACTTATTCGTAGCCTCAGCCTGGCTTCTGAAATGGTGGACTTTACCAGTAATGACTACCTCGGACTGGCACGTGATACGGAGTTAGCAGCCCTGGTACGCCAAAGGGTTTTAGATGCTCCGGCGATGCTGGGTAGCGGTGGTTCCAGACTCCTCAGCGGCAACTCCGAGCTGGCTATGGAGCTGGAGGCTTTTCTCGCTACCTACTTCAAGACTGATAAGGCACTTCTATATAATTCCGGCTATGCGGCTAGCCTGGGCCTTTTGTCTACGCTTCCGCAACGTGGCGATACAGTTTTGTATGATGAGCTGTCCCATGCCTGTATTAAAGAAGGGATCCGGCTCAGCTCAGCCCGCTATTTCTCTTTCAGGCACAATGATGTTGCCGACCTTAGAAAAAAGATCCTTAAAGCTTCCGGGCAAATCTTTATCGTAGCCGAGAGCGTATATTCTATGGATGGTGATCTGGTTCCTTTACACGATATGATTGACGTAGCCCGCGAAACCGGAGCCCGTATCATCCTGGATGAGGCCCACGGCCTGGGCGTAGCCGGCAGCGAGGGAAAAGGGCTGGCGCTGCACGCAGGGCTTCCTGAAGAAATCATTGCCACGGTGTATACCTTTGGTAAGGCCATAGGTGCTCATGGCGCCTGTGTGGCAGCCTCTGAAACAGTAGTGGATTACCTGATCAATTTCTCCCGCTCCTTTATCTATACGACTGCCTTGCCCGCGCATAGCCTCATAGCCATATATGAAGCATTCAGGTTTTTTGAGAAATATCCCGGTAAAAGACAGCAATTGTCAGAGAATATTTCATACTTTAATACTGTATTGACCCAAAAATCAGGGCTTTTTGATAATAATTCCGGGGCTTATTGGTTGTCTTCAAATACAGCCATCCAAGCGTTTGTGTATCCCGGAAATGATAATGTGCGCAGGCTGGCCCGCTGCATACAGGATGCCGGATATGATGTTCGGCCTATACTTAGCCCAACTGTAAAGAGAGGCTACGAAAGACTGCGTGTCTGTCTGCATGCTTTTAATACCCGGCAGGAGACAGAGGCACTAATTGAGACGATTAAACAACATAGCGCATGA
- a CDS encoding DUF3050 domain-containing protein: protein MKQQVEQTLKPVKDQLLSHPVYGRLKTLDDMRIFMEEHMYAVWDFMSLLKALQQHITCVDVPWIPSPYASLGRFINEIVLGEESDLNEEGVPMSHFEMYLEAMEETGADTRGMHLFIKELKNGKAVTEALEAASPLPSTTEFVRHTFEVIDTGKPHLIAASFTYGREELIPEMFLAIIDRAGKEGRSAYPKLTYYLERHIELDGDEHGPLALKMISELCGDDNDKWQEVITTARQAIEVRIRLWDGVMEKLGG from the coding sequence ATGAAACAACAGGTAGAACAGACGCTGAAACCGGTGAAGGACCAACTTCTTTCACATCCGGTATATGGCAGGCTTAAGACCCTGGACGATATGCGCATCTTTATGGAGGAACACATGTATGCTGTATGGGACTTTATGTCTCTGCTAAAAGCCTTACAGCAACATATCACCTGCGTAGACGTACCATGGATACCTTCACCTTATGCTTCCTTAGGCCGGTTTATCAATGAAATTGTGCTGGGAGAGGAAAGCGACCTGAACGAGGAGGGTGTGCCTATGAGCCACTTTGAAATGTACCTGGAGGCAATGGAGGAAACTGGGGCTGATACCAGAGGCATGCATCTCTTTATAAAGGAGCTGAAAAATGGAAAGGCGGTAACCGAGGCCCTGGAGGCTGCCAGCCCGCTCCCCTCTACCACTGAGTTTGTACGGCACACCTTTGAGGTCATTGATACTGGAAAGCCTCATCTCATTGCAGCATCTTTTACCTATGGCCGTGAGGAGCTTATTCCGGAAATGTTTCTGGCGATAATAGACAGAGCGGGAAAGGAAGGCCGGAGCGCTTACCCTAAACTCACCTACTACCTTGAGCGGCATATAGAACTGGATGGCGATGAGCATGGCCCACTGGCTCTAAAGATGATCTCGGAACTCTGCGGAGACGATAACGACAAATGGCAGGAGGTGATCACAACGGCCAGGCAGGCAATAGAAGTCCGCATCAGGCTTTGGGATGGGGTGATGGAGAAGCTGGGCGGGTAG
- a CDS encoding M57 family metalloprotease: MAFFSCSEEAENVTPYELPQDVLSQIEQAGFSTEGAMSFRDGYLVEGDIYLTGADLQNMSPATTVAAAEQYSTNNLVSTNGSRVITMYAQQGGNGGYSAGMIAGLDEAIRRYNAMNLEISFQRISTNSADITMTRLRKGEERQGILGSAGFPTASGDPYGEIKMSGILESSYGLGTNGIATIIAHEMGHCIGFRHTDFFDRSISCGGSAYNEGASSVGANHIPGTPTGASASAKSWMLSCTDGSDRPFNNDDKTALTYLY; encoded by the coding sequence ATGGCATTTTTCTCTTGCTCTGAAGAAGCTGAGAACGTAACACCTTATGAGCTTCCTCAGGACGTGCTTTCTCAGATCGAGCAGGCCGGCTTCAGCACGGAAGGTGCTATGTCTTTCCGTGATGGTTACCTTGTGGAAGGTGACATCTACCTTACGGGTGCAGATCTGCAGAACATGAGCCCTGCTACTACTGTAGCGGCTGCTGAGCAGTACAGCACTAACAATCTCGTGAGCACTAACGGCAGCAGAGTAATCACTATGTATGCTCAGCAAGGTGGCAACGGTGGTTACAGTGCCGGTATGATCGCCGGTCTTGACGAGGCTATCCGTCGCTATAACGCGATGAACCTGGAAATCTCTTTCCAGCGTATCTCTACTAACAGTGCAGACATCACTATGACTCGCCTTCGTAAAGGTGAAGAGCGTCAGGGTATCCTTGGTTCTGCCGGTTTCCCTACTGCTTCAGGCGATCCTTATGGTGAGATCAAAATGAGTGGTATCCTTGAGTCTTCTTACGGACTTGGTACTAACGGTATCGCTACTATCATTGCTCACGAAATGGGTCACTGTATCGGTTTCCGTCACACTGACTTCTTCGACCGTAGCATCTCTTGCGGAGGTTCTGCTTACAATGAAGGCGCAAGCTCAGTAGGTGCAAACCACATCCCTGGTACTCCTACAGGAGCATCTGCTTCAGCTAAGTCTTGGATGCTTTCTTGTACTGACGGTAGCGACCGCCCCTTCAACAATGATGACAAGACTGCTCTTACTTACCTGTACTAA
- a CDS encoding SIMPL domain-containing protein, with protein MNTKRIFFLGLMLTFFFSSCQNDAIAQSSGNENGGLQVSGVGQMSVLPDLMETYINVQAEAKEFQEAVTSLRGMTDGIVKHLEDNGFKQDDIETLRMSVNKNYEYRDGRRIDMGYIATQRIQLTSDYSAKKLGEVVDIMGKSPVEVPFSFGFTLKDESREKYREELIGMAVKDARSKADVLAKAAGVKLRSIRNISYGNANDYRPIMRTEMAMYDAAGKNEGNVNLEVEEMELEERVNVEWIIND; from the coding sequence ACGCCATCGCTCAAAGTAGTGGTAATGAAAACGGAGGCCTGCAGGTAAGCGGCGTAGGCCAAATGAGCGTTCTGCCAGACCTCATGGAGACATACATCAACGTACAGGCAGAAGCAAAGGAGTTTCAGGAAGCCGTCACCTCACTAAGAGGCATGACGGACGGTATCGTAAAGCACCTTGAGGACAACGGCTTTAAACAAGACGATATAGAGACCCTGCGCATGTCCGTCAATAAAAACTATGAATACCGCGATGGGAGAAGGATCGATATGGGGTACATAGCTACTCAGCGAATTCAGCTAACCTCAGACTATTCTGCTAAGAAACTGGGCGAGGTAGTGGACATCATGGGCAAAAGTCCTGTAGAGGTTCCTTTTTCATTTGGCTTCACCCTGAAAGATGAGAGCAGAGAAAAGTACCGAGAAGAATTGATAGGGATGGCCGTAAAAGATGCCCGGAGTAAAGCCGATGTACTTGCTAAGGCAGCCGGCGTAAAGCTCAGGTCCATCCGCAATATATCGTATGGAAATGCAAATGATTACCGCCCCATTATGCGCACTGAAATGGCCATGTACGATGCTGCCGGTAAAAACGAAGGTAATGTGAACCTGGAGGTGGAAGAGATGGAGCTCGAAGAGCGTGTAAATGTCGAGTGGATCATAAACGACTAA
- the bioD gene encoding dethiobiotin synthase: MRYFVTAIGTDSGKTLVSAIITEALKADYWKPIQSGTPRDTEVVSSLVSNNESAFYREAYLLNKPASPHDAAKEEGITINKANMEVPGSGRDMVIEGAGGIMVPLNDNDLMIDLADLFEAEVILVSNLYLGSINHTLLSAETLIRRGYHVKGIIFNGESNPESERIILKHTQFPCLLRLPKLDKVDKGTVKYYAEKLLKNWYAGELVEER; the protein is encoded by the coding sequence ATGAGGTATTTTGTTACCGCAATTGGTACGGACAGTGGAAAGACCCTGGTAAGTGCCATCATTACCGAAGCCCTTAAAGCAGATTACTGGAAGCCTATACAATCGGGCACCCCCAGAGATACTGAAGTGGTTTCCTCCCTGGTTAGTAATAATGAAAGTGCTTTTTACCGCGAAGCTTACCTTTTAAACAAGCCCGCCTCTCCGCATGATGCCGCCAAAGAGGAAGGTATTACCATAAATAAAGCAAATATGGAAGTGCCTGGCAGCGGACGTGATATGGTCATAGAAGGAGCAGGAGGCATTATGGTGCCTCTGAATGACAATGATCTCATGATCGATCTGGCAGATCTTTTCGAAGCGGAAGTTATTTTGGTTTCAAACCTGTATCTTGGCAGTATCAATCATACCCTGCTTAGTGCAGAAACGCTCATTCGCAGGGGCTACCATGTAAAAGGTATAATTTTTAACGGCGAGTCCAATCCCGAGTCGGAGAGGATCATTTTAAAACATACGCAGTTCCCTTGCCTCTTACGCCTACCCAAACTGGATAAGGTAGACAAGGGTACCGTGAAGTACTATGCAGAAAAACTCCTTAAAAACTGGTACGCCGGAGAGCTGGTCGAAGAGAGATGA
- a CDS encoding HTH domain-containing protein yields MSIQTYVNRLSRLDQLIRLRCTGTPQELADKLGLSKRMVYEYLNAMRDLGAPIAYSNIEKSYFYVGLGQFFIGYKIKNASAV; encoded by the coding sequence ATGTCCATTCAGACCTACGTCAACAGATTATCCCGTCTTGATCAGCTTATCAGACTCAGATGTACGGGAACCCCTCAGGAACTGGCGGATAAGCTTGGGCTTAGTAAAAGGATGGTATACGAGTACCTCAACGCCATGCGAGACCTGGGAGCCCCAATAGCCTATTCTAATATCGAAAAGAGCTATTTTTATGTTGGGCTGGGACAGTTTTTCATCGGATATAAAATTAAAAATGCCAGTGCAGTATAG
- a CDS encoding dihydrolipoamide acetyltransferase family protein, translated as MALVEMVMPKMGESIMEATVLSWLKEEGDTIEQDESVLEVATDKVDTEVPAIHAGVLKEKLAQDGDVVEVGKPIAIIETEGEGGGDTSSAAPAKKEEKTEQAAPAAADKAPQQEATVASDRFYSPLVLNIARKEGIAMSELETVPGSGREGRVTKRDILSYVKNRGEQPAAQDKGSEKVAPAYTPSRSTGSQQESAPKPAAVSVSGADEIIEMDRMRKMIADRMVDSKRISPHVTSFVEADVTNIVRWRNKHKNTFKERHAASLTFTPIFISAVVKAIRDYPMINVQVDGNRIIKKHDINIGLAVALPSGNLIVPVIKNADQLNVTGLALRVNDLARRARDNKLKPDELSGGTFTVSNVGSFGNVMGTPIIMQPQVGILALGAITKKPAVIETPQGDMIGIRHMMFLSHSYDHRVVDGSLGGMVVRRVADYLERFDIDQEP; from the coding sequence ATGGCACTCGTCGAAATGGTAATGCCCAAAATGGGTGAAAGCATCATGGAAGCCACCGTGCTCTCCTGGTTAAAAGAAGAAGGAGACACTATAGAGCAGGATGAAAGCGTACTGGAAGTAGCTACCGACAAGGTAGATACAGAGGTACCCGCTATCCATGCCGGTGTGCTTAAAGAAAAACTGGCTCAGGACGGAGACGTGGTAGAGGTGGGAAAACCTATCGCCATCATCGAAACCGAAGGTGAAGGCGGCGGTGACACCAGCAGCGCAGCCCCGGCCAAAAAGGAAGAGAAGACAGAACAAGCCGCTCCGGCAGCCGCTGACAAAGCGCCTCAGCAGGAGGCAACTGTGGCATCTGATCGTTTCTACTCTCCCCTGGTGCTGAATATCGCCCGCAAGGAAGGTATCGCCATGAGCGAACTGGAGACTGTTCCCGGTTCTGGCCGTGAAGGCCGTGTGACCAAACGCGACATTCTCTCTTATGTGAAAAACCGTGGAGAACAGCCTGCCGCTCAGGACAAAGGCTCTGAAAAGGTAGCTCCTGCCTATACGCCAAGCCGCTCGACCGGCAGCCAGCAGGAAAGCGCGCCTAAACCAGCGGCTGTTAGCGTAAGCGGTGCTGATGAGATCATCGAAATGGACCGCATGCGTAAGATGATTGCCGACCGAATGGTGGACAGCAAGCGCATAAGCCCACACGTGACCTCGTTTGTTGAAGCAGACGTTACGAACATTGTTCGCTGGAGAAACAAGCACAAGAATACATTTAAGGAAAGGCATGCCGCCTCGCTGACCTTCACCCCTATCTTCATTTCTGCTGTAGTGAAGGCGATCAGGGACTACCCCATGATCAATGTGCAGGTGGACGGCAACAGGATCATCAAAAAGCACGACATCAACATCGGCCTTGCCGTAGCCCTGCCCTCAGGTAACCTGATCGTGCCTGTGATCAAAAATGCCGATCAGCTTAATGTGACCGGCCTGGCTCTACGTGTAAATGATCTGGCCCGCCGTGCACGTGATAATAAATTGAAGCCGGATGAGCTTTCGGGCGGTACCTTTACGGTATCCAATGTAGGCTCTTTCGGAAATGTGATGGGTACCCCTATCATCATGCAGCCCCAGGTAGGTATCCTGGCGCTGGGTGCTATCACCAAGAAGCCTGCCGTTATCGAAACCCCGCAGGGCGACATGATTGGTATCCGCCACATGATGTTCCTGAGCCACAGCTATGACCACCGCGTAGTGGATGGTTCCCTGGGCGGCATGGTGGTACGCCGTGTGGCTGACTACCTGGAGCGTTTTGATATAGACCAGGAACCCTGA
- the bioA gene encoding adenosylmethionine--8-amino-7-oxononanoate transaminase gives MQKNSLKTGTPESWSKRDEQLVWHPFSPLVGEGPIMIEKGEGPYLFTPDGRKIIDAISSWWVNIHGHGRKEIAEAIAAQAMKLEQVIFAGFTHEPAVKLAEGLQEILPKAHSKIFFSDNGSTSVEVGLKMALQFWHNIGQKRTRIVAMEGAYHGDTFGAMAVGDRGAFSEPFHPYLFEVDFIPYPAGHNDEEVIEAFRKLAKSGEIAAFIFEPLLQGSAGMRAYPPALLDILMQICQENDIITIADEVMTGFGRTGKIFATDYLDHAPDIICMSKGITGGFLPLGVTSCSGHIEDAFRTSDKSKTFYHGHSYTANPLACAAAVASLDILLSEQCTRDRLRIYHQHELFAERMRDHSKVSRVRHLGTVVAFEVNTPEQTGYMNKVRDTLYKEFMDRDVLLRPLGNVVYILPPYVISNEDLDKVYNAVEEVLEKI, from the coding sequence ATGCAGAAAAACTCCTTAAAAACTGGTACGCCGGAGAGCTGGTCGAAGAGAGATGAGCAGCTTGTCTGGCACCCATTCAGCCCACTAGTCGGAGAAGGTCCCATCATGATCGAAAAAGGTGAGGGGCCTTATCTTTTTACTCCCGACGGCAGAAAAATCATAGACGCCATATCCAGTTGGTGGGTTAACATCCACGGACACGGGCGCAAAGAAATAGCCGAAGCCATTGCCGCACAGGCCATGAAGTTGGAGCAGGTAATATTCGCCGGCTTTACGCATGAACCCGCGGTAAAACTGGCCGAAGGCCTGCAGGAAATATTACCCAAAGCCCACTCCAAAATATTTTTCAGTGACAACGGCAGTACCTCCGTAGAGGTAGGTTTAAAAATGGCTTTGCAGTTCTGGCACAACATCGGGCAGAAACGTACCCGTATTGTGGCCATGGAAGGAGCCTACCACGGTGATACCTTCGGCGCCATGGCTGTCGGAGACAGAGGGGCTTTCTCAGAGCCCTTTCATCCCTATCTCTTCGAGGTAGACTTCATCCCCTATCCTGCCGGGCATAATGATGAGGAAGTAATCGAAGCCTTCCGTAAACTGGCGAAGAGCGGAGAGATCGCCGCCTTTATTTTCGAGCCTCTGCTACAGGGTTCTGCCGGTATGCGAGCCTATCCGCCGGCCCTGCTCGATATTTTGATGCAGATATGCCAGGAGAATGATATCATTACCATTGCAGATGAGGTTATGACAGGCTTCGGGCGTACAGGCAAGATATTCGCCACGGACTATCTGGACCATGCCCCCGATATCATTTGTATGAGCAAGGGTATCACTGGCGGCTTCCTGCCATTGGGCGTCACCTCCTGCAGCGGACATATTGAAGATGCCTTCCGTACCAGTGATAAATCAAAAACCTTCTATCACGGGCACAGCTATACAGCTAATCCCCTGGCCTGCGCTGCAGCCGTAGCAAGCCTGGACATACTGCTTTCCGAACAGTGTACACGCGACAGGTTACGCATATACCACCAGCATGAGCTTTTTGCTGAGCGCATGCGCGACCACAGTAAAGTCTCGCGGGTAAGGCACCTGGGAACCGTGGTGGCTTTTGAAGTAAATACCCCCGAACAGACAGGCTACATGAATAAAGTGCGCGATACCTTATACAAAGAGTTCATGGATCGTGATGTGCTGCTTCGGCCCCTTGGTAACGTGGTGTATATACTCCCCCCCTACGTCATCAGTAACGAGGACCTGGACAAGGTTTACAATGCTGTAGAAGAGGTGCTGGAAAAGATCTGA